The following coding sequences are from one Microbacterium sp. SORGH_AS_0969 window:
- a CDS encoding metal ABC transporter solute-binding protein, Zn/Mn family, with amino-acid sequence MTRRLLAPLALGAASVLALAGCASASPSAGSTASADGKVTVVASTDVYGSIAEAVGGDFVDVTSIITSPTQDPHEYEASAQDQLTLKDAGLVIENGAGYDSFMEGLVQASGTTAPVITAVEFNHDYPGADSHDEASPAPSESADDHDHAEGETHAEDDGHDHIEGFNEHVWYDPHTVEGLTEAIAEELGKLSPEHSADFTANAEAFTQQIAGLEDSLDAIKAKDAGAKIFVTEPVPVYLTTAAGLDNATPNEFSESVEEGQDVPPATLLESLQLLDSGQIKVMIVNPQTGGAEVTKVQDEAKAKNIPVIEFTETLPEGQTYISWMQSNITALSDALAA; translated from the coding sequence ATGACCCGACGCCTTCTCGCCCCCCTCGCCCTCGGTGCGGCCTCCGTGCTCGCCCTCGCCGGCTGCGCCAGCGCGTCTCCCTCGGCAGGCTCGACCGCGAGTGCCGACGGCAAGGTGACCGTCGTGGCATCCACCGACGTCTACGGCTCGATCGCCGAGGCGGTCGGCGGCGACTTCGTCGACGTGACGTCGATCATCACCTCGCCGACGCAGGACCCGCACGAGTACGAGGCGAGCGCTCAAGACCAGCTCACGCTGAAGGACGCCGGCCTCGTGATCGAGAACGGCGCGGGATACGACTCCTTCATGGAGGGCCTCGTCCAGGCGAGTGGCACGACGGCCCCCGTCATCACCGCGGTCGAGTTCAACCACGACTACCCCGGCGCCGATTCGCACGACGAGGCCAGCCCCGCCCCCAGCGAGAGCGCCGACGACCACGACCACGCCGAGGGCGAGACCCACGCCGAAGACGACGGCCACGACCACATCGAGGGCTTCAACGAGCACGTCTGGTACGACCCGCACACGGTCGAAGGCCTCACCGAGGCGATCGCCGAGGAGCTCGGCAAGCTGTCGCCCGAGCACTCGGCGGACTTCACCGCCAACGCCGAGGCCTTCACCCAGCAGATCGCCGGTCTCGAGGACTCGCTCGACGCGATCAAGGCGAAGGATGCCGGAGCGAAGATCTTCGTGACCGAGCCGGTGCCCGTGTACCTGACCACGGCGGCCGGTCTCGACAACGCCACGCCGAACGAATTCAGCGAGTCGGTCGAAGAGGGGCAGGACGTGCCGCCCGCGACCCTGCTCGAGTCGCTGCAGCTCCTCGACTCCGGCCAGATCAAGGTCATGATCGTGAACCCGCAGACCGGTGGCGCCGAGGTCACGAAGGTCCAGGACGAAGCCAAGGCCAAGAACATCCCCGTGATCGAGTTCACGGAAACGCTCCCCGAGGGTCAGACTTACATCTCGTGGATGCAGAGCAACATCACGGCCCTGAGCGACGCGCTCGCCGCGTGA
- a CDS encoding methionine ABC transporter permease — protein sequence MNKWDTLTPVLLQSIGETVYMVAVSLLISGIAGLAIGALLYATRPGNLFENRVVFFVANLVINLIRPIPFIIFLTAVAPVTRAVTGTTLGTDAAIVPITIMATVVIARVVEQNLVAVDPGTVEAARAVGARRIGVLFGVVIPEALAPLILGYTFMFIAVVDMSAMAGYIGGGGLGNFAIIYGYQQFNAQATWVTVAIIVVIVQAGQLVGNALAHRILRR from the coding sequence ATGAACAAATGGGACACCCTGACGCCGGTGCTGCTGCAGTCGATCGGCGAGACCGTCTACATGGTCGCGGTGTCGCTGCTCATCTCGGGCATCGCGGGACTCGCCATCGGCGCCCTGCTCTACGCCACCCGCCCCGGCAACCTGTTCGAGAACCGCGTCGTCTTCTTCGTCGCGAACCTCGTGATCAACCTCATCCGCCCCATCCCGTTCATCATCTTCCTCACCGCCGTGGCCCCGGTCACGCGCGCGGTGACGGGGACGACCCTGGGGACGGATGCCGCGATCGTGCCGATCACGATCATGGCGACCGTCGTGATCGCCCGCGTCGTCGAGCAGAACCTCGTCGCGGTCGATCCCGGCACCGTCGAGGCCGCGCGGGCCGTGGGCGCGCGCCGCATCGGCGTGCTTTTCGGCGTGGTGATCCCCGAGGCGCTCGCGCCGCTCATCCTCGGCTACACGTTCATGTTCATCGCCGTCGTCGACATGTCGGCGATGGCGGGCTACATCGGCGGCGGCGGACTCGGCAACTTCGCGATCATCTACGGCTACCAGCAGTTCAACGCTCAAGCGACGTGGGTCACGGTCGCGATCATCGTGGTGATCGTGCAGGCGGGTCAGCTGGTCGGTAACGCGCTCGCGCACCGCATCCTGCGGCGTTGA
- a CDS encoding MetQ/NlpA family ABC transporter substrate-binding protein: MTSRTTARLATILGASAAALLLALTGCAGGAASGDDSSRIVLGADDGNEAHWTVLKQKLADEGIDLEVRTINDGVQLNQGVQDGELDVNLFQHLIYLSQFNVENNGTLVPVGATAVYPLALYSEQYKDVKDLPEGAKVAIPNNPTNLARGLLNLQTAGLLTLKDGGTALSTPADIVTSKVELLPVDTNQTVTALKDGSAQAAIVNNTQAQKGGLGDELIIFKEDLNNPQLAPYINAFVTRDDKKDDPRFEKLVAAYHSPEVEAAVTELNQGNLQFKADWTATQLQDELTSLEDALKDQNG; this comes from the coding sequence ATGACTTCACGCACCACCGCACGCCTGGCCACGATCCTCGGCGCTTCCGCCGCAGCCCTTCTCCTCGCCCTCACCGGGTGCGCCGGAGGAGCGGCATCCGGAGACGACTCGTCCCGCATCGTCCTCGGTGCCGACGACGGAAATGAGGCGCACTGGACGGTGCTGAAGCAGAAGCTCGCCGACGAGGGCATCGACCTCGAGGTGCGCACGATCAACGACGGCGTGCAGCTCAACCAGGGCGTGCAGGACGGCGAGCTCGACGTGAACCTCTTCCAGCACCTCATCTACCTGTCGCAGTTCAACGTCGAGAACAACGGCACGCTCGTGCCGGTCGGCGCCACCGCCGTGTATCCGCTCGCTCTGTACTCGGAGCAGTACAAAGACGTCAAAGACCTGCCCGAGGGTGCGAAGGTCGCGATCCCGAACAACCCCACGAACCTCGCCCGGGGCCTCCTCAACCTGCAGACGGCGGGGCTGCTCACGCTCAAGGACGGCGGGACCGCCCTCTCGACCCCGGCCGACATCGTCACCTCCAAGGTCGAGCTGCTGCCCGTCGACACGAACCAGACCGTCACCGCGCTCAAGGACGGCAGCGCCCAGGCCGCGATCGTGAACAACACGCAGGCGCAGAAGGGCGGGCTCGGCGACGAGCTCATCATCTTCAAGGAAGACCTGAACAACCCGCAGCTCGCGCCCTACATCAATGCCTTCGTCACCCGCGACGACAAGAAGGACGACCCCCGCTTCGAGAAGCTCGTCGCCGCGTACCACTCGCCCGAGGTCGAGGCCGCGGTCACCGAGCTCAATCAAGGCAACCTGCAGTTCAAGGCCGACTGGACCGCGACGCAGCTGCAGGACGAGCTGACGAGCCTTGAAGACGCCCTCAAGGACCAGAACGGATGA
- a CDS encoding methionine ABC transporter ATP-binding protein, giving the protein MTSVIELRGVTKGFRTDRRSSTTAVDDVSVSVEEGSIVGVIGYSGAGKSTLVRLLNGLEKPTLGTVEVLGVNVGDASEATLRDLRRRVGMIFQQFNLFSSRTVAANVAYPLKVAGWKKADRDKRVAELLDFVGIGDKAKQYPRRLSGGQKQRVGIARAIATNPRILLADEATSALDPQTTAEVLDLLREINRRLGITIVVITHQISIVHELCDQVIVMDGGRVVDSGDTYRVFAHPRAELTKRFVAAVTQGVPSGEALAALAAGGGALVSVEVNEFTSEDVSEVFHRHGARHSVVYGGVTDVLGKQLGTLTYRVHTDDLDAVVAELRSHTDVVVPNVEEARA; this is encoded by the coding sequence ATGACGTCGGTCATCGAGCTGCGGGGCGTCACGAAGGGCTTCCGCACCGATCGCCGCTCCTCCACGACCGCCGTCGACGACGTCTCGGTGAGCGTGGAGGAGGGGTCGATCGTCGGCGTTATCGGCTACTCCGGCGCCGGCAAGTCCACTCTGGTGCGCCTGCTGAACGGCCTCGAGAAGCCCACCTTGGGAACCGTCGAGGTGCTGGGGGTGAATGTGGGGGATGCCAGCGAGGCGACGCTGCGCGACCTGCGGCGCCGCGTCGGCATGATCTTCCAGCAGTTCAACCTGTTCTCCTCGCGCACGGTCGCGGCCAACGTCGCCTACCCGCTCAAGGTCGCGGGGTGGAAGAAGGCCGACCGCGACAAGCGCGTCGCCGAGCTGCTCGACTTCGTCGGCATCGGCGACAAGGCGAAGCAGTACCCGCGCCGCCTGTCGGGCGGGCAGAAGCAGCGCGTCGGCATCGCGCGCGCGATCGCGACGAACCCGCGGATCCTCCTCGCCGACGAGGCGACGAGCGCCCTCGACCCGCAGACCACCGCCGAGGTTCTCGACCTGCTCCGCGAGATCAACCGGCGCCTGGGCATCACGATCGTGGTCATCACGCACCAGATCTCGATCGTGCACGAGCTCTGCGATCAGGTCATCGTGATGGACGGCGGACGCGTCGTCGACAGTGGCGACACGTATCGCGTGTTCGCGCACCCGCGGGCGGAGCTGACCAAGCGGTTCGTCGCCGCGGTGACGCAGGGCGTGCCGTCGGGTGAGGCGCTGGCGGCGCTCGCCGCGGGCGGCGGCGCGCTGGTGAGCGTCGAGGTCAACGAGTTCACGAGCGAAGACGTGTCCGAGGTGTTCCACCGCCACGGCGCACGGCACTCGGTCGTCTACGGCGGAGTGACCGACGTGCTCGGCAAGCAGCTCGGCACCCTCACGTATCGGGTGCACACCGACGACCTGGATGCCGTCGTGGCCGAGCTCCGCTCCCACACCGACGTCGTGGTGCCGAACGTCGAGGAGGCCCGCGCATGA